The following proteins are co-located in the Apium graveolens cultivar Ventura chromosome 5, ASM990537v1, whole genome shotgun sequence genome:
- the LOC141660117 gene encoding uncharacterized protein LOC141660117 has translation MTKWVEARPLAIITDEAAKKFMLEQVILRFGIPKVCVSDNGTQFIENKFRTFLHHFGIQQKFSSMGHPQGNKAIESANKIIFDIIKKILGEAKGLRAEELPWVL, from the coding sequence ATGACCAAGTGGGTTGAAGCCCGTCCCTTAGCCATCATAACTGACGAAGCAGCGAAGAAATTCATGCTTGAGCAGGTCATACTGAGATTTGGAATCCCCAAAGTATGTGTCTCGGACAATGGCACTCAGTTCATCGAAAATAAGTTCAGAACTTTCTTGCACCACTTCGGAATTCAACAGAAGTTTAGCTCTATGGGTCACCCTCAAGGAAATAAGGCAATTGAGTCTGCAAATAAAATCATCTTTGATATAATTAAGAAAATATTGGGCGAGGCTAAAGGTCTCCGGGCCGAAGAGTTACCATGGGTTTTATAG
- the LOC141724099 gene encoding DNA-3-methyladenine glycosylase translates to MKRKQKVKRSGKATIVGDEKPVNAVVNPKLKPKSKPKTQKKYQSTPCSSSTSSSLIINTNILNKPISTKMMTTLSPDFFRIDALELAPKLLGKYLRKDDVVLQITEVEAYRSSDSACHGRFGITPRTAPIFGPGGHAYVYLCYGLHSMLNIVADREGVGAAVLVRSCSPVGGLETIQQRRGLITEKPVLLTGPGKIGQALAISTEWSNHPLFEPGGLEVLDGPEPEKILIGPRVGIDYALPEHVNALWRFAIAGTWWISAPKNTLRPP, encoded by the exons ATGAAGAGAAAACAAAAGGTCAAACGATCAGGCAAAGCTACAATCGTCGGCGATGAAAAGCCGGTGAACGCCGTAGTAAACCCAAAATTGAAGCCCAAATCAAAGCCCAAAACTCAAAAAAAATATCAAAGTACTCCGTGTTCATCATCAACATCCTCGTCACTAATCATAAATACCAACATTTTGAACAAGCCAATATCAACAAAAATGATGACGACATTGTCTCCTGATTTCTTTAGAATCGATGCTTTAGAACTTGCTCCCAAGTTGCTGGGCAAGTATCTCCGCAAAGACGACGTCGTTCTTCAGATTACTGAG GTAGAAGCTTATAGGTCAAGTGATTCTGCTTGTCATGGTAGATTTGGCATTACTCCCAGAACTGCCCCTATT TTTGGACCCGGTGGGCATGCATATGTTTACCTATGTTATGGTCTCCATAGTATGCTCAATATTGTAGCAGACAGGGAAGGTGTAGGAGCAGCAGTCTTAGTTCGTTCCTGTTCTCCAGTTGGTG GGTTGGAGACCATACAGCAACGCCGGGGTCTGATAACCGAGAAACCTGTTCTTCTTACTGGTCCTGGGAAG ATTGGTCAAGCACTGGCGATTTCCACAGAATGGTCCAACCACCCTCTTTTTGAGCCTG GTGGTCTAGAAGTACTAGATGGACCAGAACCAGAAAAGATACTGATCGGACCTCGGGTTGGCATCGATTATGCATTGCCGGAGCATGTCAACGCATTGTGGAGATTTGCTATTGCTGGTACCTGGTGGATAAGTGCTCCTAAAAACACCCTTCGGCCACCTTGA
- the LOC141724098 gene encoding choline-phosphate cytidylyltransferase 2-like — MLNLYIYIYKRINLRFGWHYCYISVVVDLGNLKPENAMPEKIKAPAEMTKVYRSCHPPPNPPPTNRPVRIYADGIYDLFHFGHAGSLEQAKKSFPNTYLLVGCCNDEITHKYKGKTVMTESERYESLRHCKWVDEVVPNAPWVLTKEFLDQHMIDYVAHDSLPYSDTSGAANDVYDFVKSIGKFKETKRTDGISTSDIIMRIVKDYNQYIIRNLDRGYSRKELGVSFVKEKHLRVNLKLQMIQEKVKEHQKKMKTVVKTAEMHRNELVDNADRWVAGFLEMFEERCHKMGTAIRDRIQKRLRKEQARVGVATDNGRMIDEDQEVYFDDTGVEEYSESSE; from the coding sequence AtgttaaatttatatatatatatatataaaagaattaATTTAAGGTTTGGATGGCACTATTGCTATATATCAGTGGTGGTAGACCTTGGAAATCTAAAACCAGAAAACGCAATGCCTGAAAAAATCAAAGCGCCTGCGGAAATGACAAAAGTCTATCGGAGCTGCCACCCTCCGCCAAATCCACCGCCTACCAATCGTCCAGTTCGCATCTATGCTGACGGAATTTATGATCTCTTCCACTTTGGCCATGCTGGATCTTTAGAACAAGCCAAAAAATCATTTCCAAACACCTACTTGCTTGTGGGATGTTGCAACGACGAGATCACTCACAAATACAAAGGTAAGACAGTGATGACAGAGTCAGAGCGATACGAGTCGCTCCGACACTGCAAATGGGTGGACGAGGTGGTTCCAAATGCTCCATGGGTTTTAACCAAGGAGTTTCTGGATCAACATATGATTGATTATGTGGCACACGACTCACTTCCATATTCTGACACTAGTGGTGCAGCAAATGATGTTTATGATTTCGTGAAATCAATAGGAAAGTTTAAGGAGACAAAGAGAACTGATGGTATTTCGACTTCTGATATCATAATGAGGATTGTAAAAGATTATAATCAGTATATTATACGCAATTTGGATCGTGGTTATTCAAGGAAAGAGCTTGGTGTTAGTTTTGTGAAGGAGAAGCACTTGAGAGTGAATTTGAAGTTGCAGATGATACAGGAAAAAGTGAAGGAGCATCAGAAGAAGATGAAGACAGTGGTGAAGACAGCAGAGATGCATAGGAATGAGTTGGTGGACAATGCTGACCGGTGGGTTGCTGGGTTTCTGGAGATGTTCGAAGAAAGGTGCCATAAAATGGGAACAGCGATTCGGGACAGGATACAGAAAAGGCTGAGAAAAGAGCAGGCAAGAGTAGGAGTAGCTACTGATAATGGCAGGATGATTGACGAAGATCAAGAAGTTTATTTTGATGATACTGGGGTTGAGGAATACTCCGAATCCAGTGAATAA
- the LOC141724097 gene encoding uncharacterized protein LOC141724097, producing MVGPFPSQIGKLSKLQYLNLSYCGLSGHIPKLIGNLSNLQHLDLAHNQITGSIPDQIKNLSNLHYLSFSFNSFYGPIPKFIGSLNSLTYLDLSYNSFYGVIPDELGKISKLQHLSLAGLGSGNFEWLFNLSSLTHLDLSYINITSPSLWVSFIRRIPSVSVLQLERCNLLSPPSTLSNLSSSISTLYLGGNNINSSIFYWLSHLNSSLVVLDLSQNVLEGRIPESIAHLTALTHLDLSHNLLTGPLPHSFALMTELSHLVLSANQLYGVIPKSFCRMSKLQVMEFSFNNFTGNLEDLLSGPFPLLQELSISENQLTGSLPDITLLPSLRRLQVNSNHLNGNLPTIFKHRSALQLLDLSNNHLRSSLPDFTGFSFLESLYLGNNEFSGSLPNFTGCSSLRELRLGNNQLTEWKSQSTGQLFRLEELDLSANSIHSTISEAHLSNLYLLFYLRASYNSLTFEFSSKWLPPFQLWELSLASCKLGPIFPNWIRNQRYIQHLDLSNSQISDTVPIWFWKLSSITQLNLSSNQIRGIIPKSLGHLVSLQTLILRKNMLYGKVPASLRYCRSLGFVDFGLNQLSGKIPSWIGEDLPQLYSLILKSNRFYGSMPYEICHLSNLHFLDLSMNRISGTIPPCFGNLTSMIQKGTEVAEHIYSSTTGIAANAPIPAYPTSNNFFDNVLARWKGQEFEYGRNFAYLKMIDLSSNELTGEIPIEVTGLLQLRGLNLSENRFSGKVPQEIGQLKELECLDLSTNKFSGKIPPSMSRLYFLAYLDLSNNNFSGKIPSGTQLQGFNISTYQGNSELCGKPLQNICPGDEPLDHAWSSSGEYEVDGDDGVYERGLLISAALGFSTTFWGFIGTLMLNHRRRHAYFLFLEKLNERFQVAVAVRIARLRRKG from the exons ATGGTGGGACCATTTCCCAGCCAGATTGGGAAGCTATCCAAGTTGCAGTATCTGAATCTTAGCTACTGTGGTCTTAGTGGTCATATCCCAAAGTTAATTGGGAACCTATCTAACTTGCAGCATCTTGATCTTGCCCATAATCAGATAACGGGATCGATACCTGACCAGATTAAAAATCTCTCCAACTTGCACTATCTGAGTTTCAGCTTTAATAGTTTTTATGGTCCTATCCCAAAGTTTATTGGCTCACTCAACAGCTTAACATACCTTGATCTTTCCTACAATTCCTTTTACGGAGTTATTCCAGATGAGCTTGGAAAAATCTCCAAGTTACAGCATCTTAGTCTTGCTGGTCTGGGTAGCGGGAACTTTGAGTGGCTGTTTAATTTATCTTCTTTGACACACCTTGATTTGAGTTATATCAACATTACTTCTCCAAGTTTATGGGTAAGCTTTATCCGAAGGATCCCTTCCGTGTCAGTTTTGCAACTAGAGAGGTGTAATCTTTTGTCTCCCCCTTCTACTCTAAGCAACCTTTCATCCTCTATTTCTACCCTTTATCTTGGAGGAAATAACATCAATTCATCTATTTTTTACTGGCTTTCCCACTTAAATAGCAGTTTGGTAGTACTTGACCTCAGTCAAAACGTGTTAGAAGGTAGAATTCCGGAGTCCATTGCCCATTTGACTGCTCTGACTCATCTGGATCTTAGCCACAACCTCTTGACAGGTCCACTTCCACACTCTTTTGCTCTTATGACTGAACTAAGTCATTTGGTTCTTTCTGCAAATCAACTTTACGGTGTGATTCCAAAATCCTTCTGTAGAATGTCGAAATTGCAAGTCATGGAATTTAGTTTCAACAATTTTACTGGGAACCTTGAAGATCTTTTATCTGGACCTTTTCCTCTTTTACAAGAATTGTCAATATCTGAAAATCAACTCACTGGATCTCTGCCAGATATTACACTACTTCCATCCCTCAGAAGGTTGCAGGTCAACTCAAATCATTTAAATGGAAATCTACCAACAATTTTTAAACACCGGTCAGCTCTACAATTATTGGATTTGTCAAATAACCATCTTAGAAGTTCTTTACCTGATTTCACAGGATTTTCATTTTTGGAATCATTATATCTTGGTAATAATGAGTTTTCTGGGAGTCTTCCTAATTTTACTGGTTGTTCATCTTTGCGAGAGTTGCGACTTGGGAACAATCAACTTACAGAATGGAAATCTCAGTCTACAGGACAACTCTTCAGACTTGAGGAGCTGGACCTTTCAGCGAACTCTATCCACAGTACAATCAGTGAAGCACATTTGAGTAATCTTTACTTGCTATTTTATCTACGTGCATCATATAATTCTCTGACATTTGAGTTCAGTTCCAAATGGCTTCCTCCTTTCCAACTCTGGGAACTTTCTTTGGCATCATGCAAGTTGGGGCCAATATTCCCCAACTGGATTCGGAATCAAAGATATATTCAACATCTTGATTTATCCAACAGCCAAATTTCAGACACCGTCCCTATCTGGTTCTGGAAGCTCTCAAGCATAACACAATTGAATCTCTCTTCCAACCAAATCAGGG GAATAATTCCAAAATCATTAGGGCATCTAGTTTCTCTCCAGACACTGATTCTGCGAAAAAATATGCTCTATGGTAAAGTTCCTGCATCACTCAGATACTGCAGGAGCCTTGGTTTTGTAGATTTTGGGTTAAACCAGCTATCAGGTAAGATACCATCATGGATTGGGGAAGACCTTCCACAGTTGTATTCTCTGATCCTAAAATCTAATAGATTTTACGGAAGCATGCCTTATGAAATATGTCATCTATCAAATCTTCATTTTCTGGATCTCTCCATGAACAGAATTTCTGGAACTATTCCTCCATGCTTTGGTAATCTTACTTCCATGATTCAAAAAGGTACTGAAGTTGCAGAGCACATCTACTCTTCAACCACTGGCATTGCTGCAAATGCTCCAATACCAGCCTATCCAACAAGcaataatttttttgataatgTATTGGCAAGATGGAAAGGGCAGGAGTTTGAGTATGGTAGAAATTTTGCATATCTAAAGATGATCGATTTATCAAGCAATGAGTTGACTGGAGAAATTCCCATAGAAGTAACCGGACTTTTACAACTCAGGGGATTGAACTTATCAGAAAATAGGTTCAGCGGAAAAGTTCCACAGGAGATTGGACAACTGAAAGAGCTAGAATGCTTAGACTTGTCAACAAATAAATTTTCAGGAAAAATACCTCCGAGCATGTCTAGACTATATTTTCTTGCATATTTAGATCTCTCAAACAATAATTTCTCTGGAAAAATTCCATCCGGTACTCAACTCCAAGGATTCAATATTTCCACTTATCAGGGGAACTCTGAACTCTGTGGTAAACCACTCCAAAATATATGTCCAGGAGATGAACCACTTGATCACGCCTGGTCTTCATCTGGTGAGTATGAAGTTGATGGAGACGACGGCGTATATGAGAGGGGGCTTCTAATAAGTGCAGCACTTGGTTTCAGTACTACCTTTTGGGGATTCATTGGAACTTTAATGCTAAACCATCGCCGGAGACATGCATATTTCCTCTTCCTGGAGAAGTTGAACGAACGATTTCAAGTTGCAGTGGCTGTGCGCATTGCCAGATTGAGGAGGAAGGGTTGA
- the LOC141724095 gene encoding receptor-like protein EIX2, with the protein MLEVTDELGNLSNFQWLFNLSYLRSLDLSDIDIAGSSIWVSYIQRIPSISFMRLERCNLLSPSSAMNNSSSSISSLYLGDNNINSSIFNWLSQFTGSLRVLDLHYNMLEDFSSNNFTGNLEDLLTGPFASLEELMLHDNQITGSLPDITLLSRLIKLQVSYNQLNGYLPTVFEHHSDLQLLDLSNNHLRGSLPNFTGFSFLRLFDLSNNEFSGSLPDFTGCSALQVLRLGNNQITKWNTHSTGLLSSLEDLDLSMTSMHSVITEAQLSNLSSLLYLRASSNSMTLKFSSKWLPHFQLRELSLASCKLGPKFPNWIQNQRHINHLDISNSQISDPIPIWFSNLSGMIRLLNLSSNKIRGEFSFNFVHIEVIDLSSNYFNGPLPPFPAACSSINLSHNKFSGTIIPFSVVQYFSLSFVDISHNQLFGALPDNWMHFRNLAFLNLGHNSFSGSIPASVGHLGSLKTLILRHNKLYGELPASQRNCSDLGFLDFGFNKLSGMIPSWIGEDLPQLYALILKSNSFSGSLPCEICHLRYLHFLDLSINRIFGTIPQSFGDLSSMSQKGTEVGQHMYIVNSSNPSNSSYVETVLARWKGQEFEYGRNFAYLKMIDLSSNELTGEIPREITRLVKLKGLNFSGIIPPSMSKLNFLAYLDLSNNNLSGKIPFGSQLQGFSISAYQGNTELCGKPLTKICPEDESENHVWPSTSEYNGDDSEYERWLLISAVLGFSTTFWDFIGTLVLNRHSRHAYFVFLENLKERVYVEMAVRIARLQG; encoded by the exons ATGTTAGAGGTTACAGATGAGCTTGGAAACCTCTCCAACTTTCAGTGGCTGTTTAATCTTTCTTATTTAAGATCCCTAGACTTGAGTGATATAGACATTGCCGGTTCCAGTATTTGGGTAAGCTATATCCAGAGGATCCCTTCTATATCATTTATGCGTTTAGAGAGATGTAATCTTTTGTCTCCATCTTCTGCTATGAACAATTCTTCATCATCTATTTCTTCCCTTTATCTTGGAGATAATAACATCAATTCATCCATTTTTAACTGGCTTTCCCAATTCACTGGCAGTCTTAGAGTACTTGATCTGCATTATAACATGTTAGAAG ATTTCAGTTCAAACAACTTCACTGGAAACCTTGAAGATCTTTTAACCGGACCTTTTGCCTCTTTGGAAGAATTGATGTTACATGACAATCAAATTACTGGTTCACTGCCTGATATTACACTACTTTCACGCCTCATAAAATTGCAAGTCAGCTACAATCAGTTAAATGGATATCTACCAACAGTTTTTGAACACCATTCAGATCTCCAACTCTTAGATTTGTCCAATAACCATCTTAGAGGCTCTTTACCAAATTTTACAGGATTTTCATTCTTGAGATTGTTTGATCTTAGTAATAATGAGTTTTCTGGGAGTCTTCCTGATTTTACTGGATGTTCAGCTTTGCAAGTCTTGCGACTTGGTAATAATCAAATCACAAAATGGAATACGCATTCAACCGGGCTCCTCTCCAGTCTTGAAGATCTGGACCTTTCAATGACCTCCATGCACAGTGTGATCACTGAAGCACAATTGTCTAATCTTTCCAGCTTATTGTATCTACGCGCATCATCCAATTCTATGACTTTGAAGTTCAGTTCTAAATGGCTTCCTCATTTCCAACTTCGGGAACTTTCTTTGGCATCATGCAAATTGGGGCCAAAGTTTCCTAACTGGATTCAAAACCAACGACACATCAATCATCTTGATATCTCTAACAGCCAAATTTCAGATCCTATCCCCATCTGGTTCAGTAACCTCTCAGGAATGATAAGGTTGTTAAATCTCTCTTCCAACAAAATTAGGGGTgaattttcctttaattttgTTCATATTGAAGTAATAGATTTGAGTTCCAATTATTTTAATGGACCACTGCCACCTTTTCCTGCAGCATGTTCTTCAATAAATCTATCCCACAATAAGTTTTCAGGGACAATCATTCCATTTTCAGTGGTTCAATACTTTTCTTTAAGCTTTGTTGATATCTCACATAACCAACTATTTGGTGCACTTCCTGATAATTGGATGCATTTTAGGAATCTAGCATTCCTTAACTTGGGACATAATAGTTTTTCTGGTTCAATTCCAGCTTCAGTAGGACATCTAGGTTCACTGAAGACACTGATTTTGCGACACAATAAGCTCTATGGTGAATTGCCTGCATCACAAAGAAACTGCAGCGACCTTGGTTTTCTAGATTTTGGGTTTAATAAGCTTTCAGGAATGATACCGTCATGGATTGGGGAAGACCTACCGCAGTTGTATGCTCTGATACTAAAATCTAACAGCTTTAGTGGAAGTCTTCCTTGTGAAATATGCCATCTACGGTACCTTCATTTCCTAGACCTTTCCATTAACAGAATTTTTGGAACTATTCCTCAAAGCTTCGGTGATCTTTCTTCCATGAGTCAAAAAGGAACTGAAGTTGGACAGCATATGTACATTGTAAATTCATCAAATCCATCAAATTCATCATATGTCGAAACTGTATTGGCAAGATGGAAAGGGCAGGAGTTTGAGTATGGTAGAAATTTTGCATATCTGAAGATGATTGATCTATCCAGCAATGAATTGACCGGAGAAATTCCCAGGGAAATAACCCGACTTGTAAAACTTAAGGGATTGAACTTTTCAGGAATTATTCCTCCAAGCATGTCTAAATTAAATTTTCTTGCATACTTAGACCTCTCAAATAACAACCTTTCGGGAAAAATTCCATTTGGTAGTCAACTCCAAGGATTCAGTATTTCCGCCTATCAGGGGAATACTGAACTCTGTGGTAAACCACTTACAAAAATTTGTCCAGAAGATGAATCAGAGAATCATGTGTGGCCTTCAACTAGTGAGTATAATGGAGATGACAGTGAATATGAGAGGTGGCTCCTAATAAGTGCAGTACTTGGTTTCAGCACTACCTTTTGGGACTTCATCGGAACTTTAGTGCTAAACCGTCATTCTAGACATGCATATTTCGTCTTCCTGGAGAACTTGAAAGAACGAGTTTATGTTGAGATGGCTGTGCGCATTGCCAGATTGCAGGGATAA